The Camelina sativa cultivar DH55 chromosome 16, Cs, whole genome shotgun sequence sequence TTGTTTAAACCCAAACATGATCACGTTATCTATTGTCATGTTTTTAGGCTTAATtagaaaagaaatcaagaacctAGAATATCAATAGGGACCAGTGGAAATAAAGAGAGCAGAAAGGAAAAATATGGATAACGTAACGTCTCTTATTATATTTGTACTAGGAGACCCCTTATTGAGTCTAGAAATTTATATGTTGGTGGTAAGTTTACAAATTAACTTTTTCAAATCTACGAGCAAAATAATTCATAGACCAAATTCTCAATGAGTCaatgatataatatttaataatttgaacTAATCCACTAATTCTATTGTAGGACACACATCATACATGCTAAGCCAATATGAATGCTAAATAATCAAAGGTAAACGTCGAGACACGTATGTGTATATTTGAGACGATAGCTACTCGTTTTCTGGCTACATATTTGCCACGTGAAAACCCGATCCAATCGTGTATAAGATATCTAATTTGCACCTTGGGATGTTCGCCCCAATTGGATACCTTTCGGCCCGAAGATGAATGAATAATGTTCTTTTTGTCGGTTTAcataatgatgtttttttttgttttggcattTCGTTTTGCTACAATTATTTACCAAcattaaattgatatttttaccaCGAACCTAAAAAGCTGCATCCATATATATTACAGTAAGGAATTATTTCGCAAAATAGCTAACTACAATTGGAATTTGCCACTTAAATGTATTTTAATGCTTGGTTTTAATTTCGATATGGGTCACATCAGGTACTAATTATTGATTTAGTAGGAATAGGATAATATTCACTATTCaccattatattatatcatttagATTTCATTTTGCATATAACTGATATGATACTATCCACCATTATCATTTGGAATTCATGCATACTATAATAAGCATGAGAGAAAAGTTAAGAATTACCTCGACTTCGAGTTCGTCGAAAGAGTTAACCAAGAAGAAGTCGATGTCGTCAACATTGATGAACTGGCTACTAATGAGCTCAAACAACGGCCGGCAGAGATTGTTATCGTACAGAAACACCGGCAAGTCATTACCCTTCAACGGAGGCATCGCAGGCAAAACTACATCGTTTTGAAACTCCTTGAACTCCCCACGCAAGAAATGAACATAGATGGCGTTCACGGTGGAATTTTGAGTGAAAAACGACGCCGCAGCGACCCCGGGATGTTTCCGGCAAACATCGAGAACATAAGGCAGACAAGAGTCGTAAACGACGGCGTTTGGTTTGGGGTCCATCGAGGAGATAAGTTCAGATAGGCTTCTAGAGACGTTTTCTTGGAACTTTGAGAAGTAGTCGGGAGATGTGTCGGTAGATGGGTGGCCTTCCTCGAAGCCATCGTCTATGGGGACGAAAGAGAGCGGAAGAGCGGTGGCTCCGCCAGAGATAGCACGGCGGAGGATGGAGTTGTGGGTGGAGGAAGTGGTGAGGAATGTGACCGTAACGTTTTTGGAGATTAAACGTTTTGAGAATTGGAGAAGAGGGTTTATATGTCCTTGTATCGGGAATGAGAAGACTAACACATTTGCTTTAGCATTTTCTcccattttctctctctctctctctctctctctctctctctNNNNNNNNNNNNNNNNNNNNNNNNNNNNNNNNNNNNNNNNNNNNNNNNNNNNNNNNNNNNNNNNNNNNNNNNNNNNNNNNNNNNNNNNNNNNNNNNNNNNNNNNNNNNNNNNNNNNNNNNNNNNNNNNNNNNNNNNNNNNNNNNNNNNNNNNNNNNNNNNNNNNNNNNNNNNNNNNNNNNNNNNNNNNNNNNNNNNNNNNNNNNNNNNNNNNNNNNNNNNNNNNNNNNNNNNNNNNNNNNNNNNNNNNNNNNNNNNNNNNNNNNNNNNNNNNNNNNNNNNNNNNNNNNNNNNNNNNNNNNNNNNNNNNNNNNNNNNNNNNNNNNNNNNNNNNNNNNNNNNNNNNNNNNNNNNNNNNNNNNNNNNNNNNNNNNNNNNNNNNNNNNNNNNNNNNNNNNNNNNNNNNNNNNNNNNNNNNNNNNNNNNNNNNNNNNNNNNNNNNNNNNNNNNNNNNNNNNNNNNNNNNNNNNNNNNNNNNNNNNNNNNNNNNNNNNNNNNNNNNNNNNNNNNNNNNNNNNNNNNNNNNNNNNNNNNNNNNNNNNNNNNNNNNNNNNNNNNNNNNNNNNNNNNNNNNNNNNNNNNNNNNNNNNNNNNNNNNNNNNNNNNNNNNNNNNNNNNNNNNNNNNNNNNNNNNNNNNNNNNNNNNNNNNNNNNNNNNNNNNNNNNNNNNNNNNNNNNNNNNNNNNNNNNNNNNNNNNNNNNNNNNNNNNNNNNNNNNNNNNNNNNNNNNNNNNNNNNNNNNNNNNNNNNNNNNNNNNNNNNNNNNNNNNNNNNNNNNNNNNNNNNNNNNNNNNNNNNNNNNNNNNNNNNNNNNNNNNNNNNNNNNNNNNNNNNNNNNNNNNNNNNNNNNNNNNNNNNNNNNNNNNNNNNNNNNNNNNNNNNNNNNNNNNNNNNNNNNNNNNNNNNNNNNNNNNNNNNNNNNNNNNNNNNNNNNNNNNNNNNNNNNNNNNNNNNNNNNNNNNNNNNNNNNNNNNNNNNNNNNNNNNNNNNNNNNNNNNNNNNNNNNNNNNNNNNNNNNNNNNNNNNNNNNNNNNNNNNNNNNNNNNNNNNNNNNNNNNNNNNNNNNNNNNNNNNNNNNNNNNNNNNNNNNNNNNNNNNNNNNNNNNNNNNNNNNNNNNNNNNNNNNNNNNNNNNNNNNNNNNNNNNNNNNNNNNNNNNNNNNNNNNNNNNNNNNNNNNNNNNNNNNNNNNNNNNNNNNNNNNNNNNNNNNNNNNNNNNNNNNNNNNNNNNNNGTCATGGGGATGGGAGAGGGTCGTATTTATATATGCAACGTAGAAAAAATTGgtatttaattagatatatatgcACCTTTTCATATTAAAGATTTGTTTCTATGAAATGTCTCTTTACCAAATAGGAAAGTTAAAAGGGCTTAGTGGGTTGGTGATTTGGTTATTCATAATAAGATTATTGCCTTCTGTGTATCGTATTATTATACAATGGCATAGGGATAATATGTagatttttacaaattatgtgCCTAGCCTAGTTagaagggttaaaaaaaaaaagttttccagCAGATGCTgactaaagaaaaagatttaccAGAAActacataaaactaaaataaactaAGATTTGGAATTATGCTATTAGTATGAGATTAAATTCATTATCTATGTATTGCATGTATCTTCTAGAGTTTCTCTCACCATGGACTTTGCTTCTCGAATCGTTGGAACAAAAGCTTTCCTTTCTCACCATTAACTTTGCTTCTCGAATCGTTAGAAGAAAAGCTTTCcttttgtgtatattttatttgttcaatTTCTATTATTTGCTTCATTTTCTTATGTTGATACAGTatgtgattatttatttatttccattctactttaatattttggttatttttgtttgcaattatcgatatattttgttttgcataacttttaatttttaaactacCATTTCGACTAGACAAAAACAGTTTACCTATGCATGTTTTGAGCACAATGCATATACATTAGTCAAATAACATGTATTCGAATAAGACTTTTGACATCCTAATCTAAAGGGTTGTTTTTGGGAAAATTTAAGGAATAGGTCATTGTGGAATACTTAAATGATACGTACCACTGGAAACATATTTAGAATTACGTACACCGAGATGTTGCATGCTATATGACGAGAAACCTCTTACTTTCAAATTAACATCAATGCGAGTTCAGAAATTTGGTTACTAGCTGAAATGAAACTTGCAAATTCTGTGCCACTAGCAAACATAGTACATACTCTTAATACATACAATAGTCAAATTTCAACAAGTTAGAGTGACAGATGAATTCTTTACGATTTTAAAGATGATATAATATGTACGGTACATCTAATCATATACTTTTTCCAATTTACAAAGAGCgtcatttaaaaatttaactcaaaaataatgttgttttaatttatacCACTAAATCACATTACTTATACCACTATATCACATTACTGCAGTGGAGTCAACAAATCTATATACATTAAGGAATCATAAACTTTCAGTTCAAATCAAATGGTTTTGATAAATTACTAtgtccattatatatatatatatatatacatatactaatGTTAATCATTCACGTATCTGCAGTGTTGATTTTGAcgcactctttttttttttttttgagaNNNNNNNNNNNNNNNNNNNNNNNNNNNNNNNNNNNNNNNNNNNNNNNNNNNNNNNNNNNNNNNNNNNNNNNNNNNNNNNNNNNNNNNNNNNNNNNNNNNNNNNNNNNNNNNNNNNNNNNNNNNNNNNNNNNNNNNNNNNNNNNNNNNNNNNNNNNNNNNNNNNNNNNNNNNNNNNNNNNNNNNNNNNNNNNNNNNNNNNNNNNNNNNNNNNNNNNNNNNNNNNNNNNNNNNNNNNNNNNNNNNNNNNNNNNNNNNNNNNNNNNNNNNNNNNNNNNNNNNNNNNNNNNNNNNNNNNNNNNNNNNNNNNNNNNNNNNNNNNNNNNNNNNNNNNNNNNNNNNNNNNNNNNNNNNNNNNNNNNNNNNNNNNNNNNNNNNNNNNNNNNNNNNNNNNNNNNNNNNNNNNNNNNNNNNNNNNNNNNNNNNNNNNNNNNNNNNNNNNNNNNNNNNNNNNNNNNNNNNNNNNNNNNNNNNNNNNNNNNNNNNNNNNNNNNNNNNNNNNNNNNNNNNNNNNNNNNNNNNNNNNNNNNNNNNNNNNNNNNNNNNNNNNNNNNNNNNNNNNNNNNNNNNNNNNNNNNNNNNNNNNNNNNNNNNNNNNNNNNNNNNNNNNNNNNNNNNNNNNNNNNNNNNNNNNNNNNNNNNNNNNNNNNNNNNNNNNNNNNNNNNNNNNNNNNNNNNNNNNNNNNNNNNNNNNNNNNNNNNNNNNNNNNNNNNNNNNNNNNNNNNNNNNNNNNNNNNNNNNNNNNNNNNNNNNNNNNNNNNNNNNNNNNNNNNNNNNNNNNNNNNNNNNNNNNNNNNNNNNNNNNNNNNNNNNNNNNNNNNNNNNNNNNNNNNNNNNNNNNNNNNNNNNNNNNNNNNNNNNNNNNNNNNNNNNNNNNNNNNNNNNNNNNNNNNNNNNNNNNNNNNNNNNNNNNNNNNNNNNNNNNNNNNNNNNNNNNNNNNNNNNNNNNNNNNNNNNNNNNNNNNNNNNNNNNNNNNNNNNNNNNNNNNNNNNNNNNNNNNNNNNNNNNNNNNNNNNNNNNNNNNNNNNNNNNNNNNNNNNNNNNNNNNNNNNNNNNNNNNNNNNNNNNNNNNNNNNNNNNNNNNNNNNNNNNNNNNNNNNNNNNNNNNNNNNNNNNNNNNNNNNNNNNNNNNNNNNNNNNNNNNNNNNNNNNNNNNNNNNNNNNNNNNNNNNNNNNNNNNNNNNNNNNNNNNNNNNNNNNNNNNNNNNNNNNNNNNNNNNNNNNNNNNNNNNNNNNNNNNNNNNNNNNNNNNNNNNNNNNNNNNNNNNNNNNNNNNNNNNNNNNNNNNNNNNNNNNNNNNNNNNNNNNNNNNNNNNNNNNNNNNNNNNNNNNNNNNNNNNNNNNNNNNNNNNNNNNNNNNNNNNNNNNNNNNNNNNNNNNNNNNNNNNNNNNNNNNNNNNNNNNNNNNNNNNNNNNNNNNNNNNNNNNNNNNNNNNNNNNNNNNNNNNNNNNNNNNNNNNNNNNNNNNNNNNNNNNNNNNNNNNNNNNNNNNNNNNNNNNNNNNNNNNNNNNNNNNNNNNNNNNNNNNNNNNNNNNNNNNNNNNNNNNNTACTACTCAGTTGGCAGATGAATCTTTTGATACGGTGCTGGATAAAGGTGCTCTTGATGCTTTGATGGAACCAGAAGTTGGAACGAAGCTGGGAAGTCAATACTTATCAGAGGTCTTTCTTAGTgtacttcttttctttaatttgtgttttagtTGGATGAGTGTTAGGATCAAACAATGAAAGTTATACGTGCTTTAAATGCTTGAACTTGATTCAGTTTTATCCTCTTTTTATCAGGCCAAACGTGTTCTGAAACCTGGGGGGAAGTTTATCTGTCTAACGCTGGCGGAGTCTCATGTCTTAGGTACTTCCTTCCAGCACCTTTGCTTCTGTTATCATAAGCTGAACTGTTTCATTGTTATCGTTTTCTTCATTGTATTGTCTCTGGTTAGTTTAaattctttgtgtttttacagCATTGCTCTTTTCAAAACTTCGTTTTGGTTGGAAGATGACTGTTCATTCAATCTCTCAAAAACGCTCGAATCTTAAGACGTTTATGGTGGTGGCTGAAAAGGAAAATTCTGTTTTACTGCACGATATAACCTCTTCTTTCGATCTTTTATCTATTGGTCGCAACGATAACCAGGTAATTCTTTTTTGAACAtgaatatcaatatatcatccaaatatACGAAATTTTTGTTTAGAGATGAGATGATTTCTTCCCGTTAGATATGACTACAACTCATTATaatctttgtaaatatattcttatatacACCTATTGTTAATTGAAACCACTGCTCACGTCATATATCGACTTTCCTAGCTCTTGAAAAATTCTTTTGTGCTCTTCTccaatgtaatatatatgattctgaATGATATTGTAGGGTTCTGGTATGCGTGAAGCCCTCGAGAATGAGAACCAAATACGTAGAGACTGCAATAATGGCTCAGACTTATTGTACTCTCATGAAGATTTGAAACTTGGTATTAAAGGAAACTTGGCAGAGTTTACTGGAGGTCGCCGTATAAAATTTACTTTGGGTGGCCAAGGAAGCAATTTCAGTTATAGAGCTGTGCTTCTTGATGCTCAAAAGCAAACTGAGCCATTTGTGTATCATTGTGGTGTTTTTCTTGTCCCCAAGGTAAGCTTTTTCAACACCATAAATCCTTAAAATTTTAGTTCGCTAAAAGTGATGTGCatgtttagtttgattttgtttgaactATTAAAAGGAGTGTTAAATTTCAGACTCGTGCTCATGAGTGGCTGTTCTGTTCAGAGG is a genomic window containing:
- the LOC104753349 gene encoding UDP-glycosyltransferase 74D1-like codes for the protein MGENAKANVLVFSFPIQGHINPLLQFSKRLISKNVTVTFLTTSSTHNSILRRAISGGATALPLSFVPIDDGFEEGHPSTDTSPDYFSKFQENVSRSLSELISSMDPKPNAVVYDSCLPYVLDVCRKHPGVAAASFFTQNSTVNAIYVHFLRGEFKEFQNDVVLPAMPPLKGNDLPVFLYDNNLCRPLFELISSQFINVDDIDFFLVNSFDELEVEVILNFSLMLIIVCMNSK